The following are encoded in a window of Haloarcula halophila genomic DNA:
- a CDS encoding polysaccharide biosynthesis C-terminal domain-containing protein, which produces MRRDRSAVLHFASQVVRSIAGFGTTLFAAQYFGASGLGIYSELLAVLFWVKLPGNSIRTAVSKRMSESEAVTGHFAAGALTILGYGTAVGLVIYLFETRINEYFGVEVAALAFLLLATNMFLDITRGGIEGAKRVALSGWLNTLESIIRLLAQIGFALGGAMLLSLVYGHVLSMAAIAMVGLYLLRERLTIPSLSEFGDLRRFTQYSWLSNVEGVAINWLDLLVLGYFVTDDFIGIYTAVWTLTGFLALAGKSISSTLFPELSQLGSDGRISKARELISDSLLFTGIFLIPGLFGGAVIGDQLLRVYGAEFSRGALILLVLILARTMHTFGRQAINALNGLDYPQRTFRINALFISANLVLNISLVFVFDQYGLGWYGAAIATLLSSCIYFAAGWVALSAEIGDIPFPVTGIGKQIVSSVVMTAVVYTLTLFVPDTLLSAVGLVFVGAAVYGSLLLAISSPIREKLLRVADL; this is translated from the coding sequence ATGCGTCGAGACCGGAGTGCGGTACTACATTTCGCTTCGCAGGTCGTCAGATCGATAGCCGGGTTCGGAACGACGTTGTTCGCCGCCCAGTACTTCGGTGCGAGCGGTCTCGGCATCTATTCGGAACTACTGGCGGTTCTCTTTTGGGTCAAACTCCCCGGAAACAGTATCCGGACTGCCGTCTCGAAACGGATGTCGGAATCGGAGGCTGTAACCGGTCACTTCGCTGCCGGCGCCCTCACGATATTGGGATACGGCACCGCTGTCGGACTGGTGATCTACCTCTTCGAAACGCGAATAAACGAGTATTTCGGGGTAGAAGTCGCGGCTCTCGCCTTCTTGTTACTGGCGACAAACATGTTCCTCGATATAACCCGGGGCGGAATCGAAGGGGCGAAACGGGTTGCGCTCTCGGGGTGGCTCAACACGCTCGAAAGTATCATCCGGTTGCTCGCTCAGATCGGTTTCGCTCTCGGCGGTGCGATGCTACTCAGCCTCGTCTACGGGCATGTTCTCTCGATGGCCGCGATTGCGATGGTCGGGTTGTATCTCCTGCGCGAGCGACTCACGATACCGTCCCTATCGGAGTTCGGCGACCTTCGCCGGTTCACGCAGTATTCCTGGTTGAGCAACGTGGAGGGTGTGGCGATCAACTGGTTAGATTTACTGGTACTCGGCTATTTTGTCACCGATGATTTCATCGGCATCTACACGGCCGTCTGGACGCTGACTGGTTTCCTCGCGCTGGCGGGGAAGTCGATATCGTCCACTCTCTTTCCCGAGCTGAGTCAGCTCGGGAGCGACGGGCGGATCTCGAAGGCGCGCGAACTGATCTCGGATAGTTTGCTGTTTACCGGGATCTTCCTCATCCCCGGGCTGTTCGGGGGTGCAGTGATCGGTGACCAGCTCCTCCGTGTGTACGGGGCAGAGTTTTCACGTGGTGCACTCATCCTGTTAGTCCTGATCTTGGCACGGACCATGCACACGTTCGGACGGCAGGCAATCAACGCGCTCAACGGTCTCGATTATCCACAGCGTACGTTCAGGATCAATGCGCTGTTCATCTCGGCGAACCTCGTGCTCAATATCTCGCTCGTATTCGTCTTCGATCAGTACGGGCTCGGCTGGTACGGAGCAGCGATCGCAACACTGCTTTCGAGTTGTATTTACTTTGCCGCGGGATGGGTCGCTCTCTCGGCTGAAATCGGGGATATCCCGTTCCCCGTAACCGGCATCGGGAAACAGATCGTTTCGAGTGTCGTCATGACGGCGGTCGTCTACACTCTCACACTGTTCGTTCCGGACACGCTGTTGAGTGCTGTTGGCCTGGTATTTGTTGGAGCGGCCGTCTATGGCTCCCTCTTGCTCGCGATTTCATCGCCGATCCGGGAGAAACTGTTGCGGGTCGCCGATCTCTAA
- a CDS encoding glycosyltransferase, with protein MAEELPDVCVVTHPLAAAGENATRSLLDILAAITGVALVTADLPADSEIRDTREVVELTRKGAGDSVAVAAGRFLLNQLRMCRVLADRDEEVVLFYGATSYVLPILAARLLGKTVLVEPRGDVPLTLRLTWEQRLPSPVARTLAGLVRLLERTGFALADGVVTYTPEMARELDLHPEAPDVYPTGARYVRTDEFDIETPYDERDRVVGFLGRLDEEKGIRELAAVARDLPEDITFRFIGDGDLREWLEAELADEIAAGRVELTGWVDHDDVPEQLNDLSVLVLPSQPTEGLPTTILEALACGTPVLASPVSGVPDVVRDGETGFLVESREPGQLRTTIEAILDRNDLRAVSARGRELIESTYSFESACDRYRSILQELD; from the coding sequence ATGGCCGAAGAACTCCCGGACGTCTGTGTGGTCACGCATCCACTGGCTGCAGCCGGAGAGAACGCCACGCGGAGTCTGCTCGATATTCTCGCCGCGATCACTGGTGTCGCCCTGGTGACCGCCGATCTCCCAGCGGACTCGGAGATCCGGGACACACGCGAAGTCGTCGAACTCACACGGAAGGGAGCGGGTGACTCGGTCGCCGTCGCTGCCGGTCGCTTTCTCCTGAACCAACTCCGGATGTGTCGCGTCCTGGCCGACCGCGACGAAGAGGTCGTGTTGTTCTACGGCGCAACGTCGTACGTCCTCCCGATCCTGGCAGCGCGGCTCCTGGGGAAGACCGTACTCGTCGAACCCCGTGGAGACGTCCCCCTGACCCTCCGGTTGACCTGGGAACAGCGACTGCCGTCCCCGGTCGCGCGGACGCTCGCTGGCCTCGTCCGGCTGTTAGAGCGGACCGGCTTCGCGCTCGCGGACGGCGTCGTCACCTACACGCCCGAGATGGCCAGAGAGCTCGACCTCCACCCGGAAGCGCCCGACGTCTACCCGACCGGCGCTCGTTACGTCAGGACCGACGAGTTCGACATCGAGACGCCCTACGACGAGCGCGATCGCGTCGTTGGATTCCTCGGTCGGCTCGACGAGGAGAAGGGTATCCGCGAACTCGCCGCGGTCGCCCGGGACCTCCCCGAGGATATCACGTTCCGGTTCATCGGTGACGGCGACCTCCGGGAGTGGCTCGAAGCCGAACTCGCCGACGAGATCGCGGCCGGTCGCGTCGAACTCACCGGCTGGGTCGACCACGACGACGTCCCCGAACAATTGAACGACCTCTCCGTGCTCGTGTTACCATCACAGCCGACCGAGGGGTTGCCGACGACGATCCTGGAGGCGCTGGCCTGCGGGACGCCGGTGCTGGCGTCGCCGGTCTCGGGCGTCCCCGACGTGGTTCGGGACGGCGAGACGGGGTTTCTCGTCGAGTCCCGCGAACCGGGACAACTGCGGACCACCATCGAAGCGATCCTCGACCGAAACGATCTGAGAGCAGTCAGTGCGCGAGGGCGGGAGCTGATCGAGTCGACGTACAGCTTCGAGTCCGCGTGTGATCGCTATCGGTCGATTTTACAAGAACTCGATTAG
- the aglG gene encoding glucosyl-dolichyl phosphate glucuronosyltransferase, translated as MRVSVVVCTHAMDRYTDCYEAARSVLDQSHDDVELVLVSDGDEAIADRFEDDFGDRTDVRVHCNDENVGLAVSRNNGAAVATGDVVAFLDDDAIADREWVAELVDVYQREDVPAVGGKQVPRWVAGKPAFLPAEFYWLIGVTHLGFGPDGDPDEPGEVRNTFGSNISFRMDIFEELGGFEKEIGGRRGDKNLQGEETEFCARLKAASGYGVYYNPDAVIAHKIFDYRTDPGWLIDRAFWQGYSKRGMEVLVPESTGDESEFLSSLLFDSVPNRLDGIVRSPSVAGVLQLLFLFVLTGAVGAGYLYGTTVWR; from the coding sequence ATGCGTGTCTCGGTCGTCGTCTGTACGCACGCGATGGACCGGTACACTGACTGTTACGAGGCCGCCCGGAGCGTGCTCGACCAGTCCCACGACGACGTCGAACTCGTGTTGGTCTCCGACGGCGACGAGGCCATCGCCGACCGGTTCGAAGACGACTTCGGCGACCGAACGGATGTCCGGGTCCACTGCAACGACGAGAACGTCGGGCTGGCGGTCAGCCGCAACAACGGCGCCGCGGTGGCGACCGGGGATGTCGTCGCCTTCCTCGACGACGACGCAATCGCCGACCGGGAGTGGGTCGCCGAACTGGTCGACGTCTACCAGCGCGAGGACGTCCCAGCCGTCGGGGGCAAACAAGTACCTAGATGGGTCGCCGGAAAGCCCGCGTTCCTCCCGGCGGAGTTCTACTGGCTGATCGGGGTTACACACCTGGGCTTTGGCCCCGACGGCGACCCGGACGAGCCCGGCGAAGTCCGCAACACGTTCGGGTCGAACATCTCCTTCCGGATGGATATCTTCGAGGAGCTGGGTGGTTTCGAGAAGGAGATCGGCGGCCGGAGAGGGGACAAGAACCTCCAGGGCGAGGAGACGGAGTTCTGTGCCCGACTGAAAGCGGCGTCCGGCTACGGTGTCTACTACAACCCCGACGCGGTCATCGCCCACAAGATATTCGACTACCGGACCGACCCCGGGTGGCTGATCGACCGGGCGTTCTGGCAGGGCTACTCCAAGCGTGGGATGGAGGTGTTGGTCCCCGAATCGACGGGCGACGAGTCGGAGTTCCTCTCCTCGCTGCTGTTCGACTCCGTGCCGAACCGCCTCGACGGTATCGTTCGGTCGCCGTCGGTCGCGGGCGTCCTCCAACTGCTCTTCCTGTTCGTCCTGACCGGTGCGGTCGGGGCCGGCTACCTCTACGGGACGACGGTGTGGAGGTGA
- a CDS encoding oligosaccharyl transferase, archaeosortase A system-associated, with the protein MSQWRGQFEDNPELEAALDKVERWYHVPVLLALLGFMLWNRVRSWQNFIVDGEVLFSGNDPWYHYRTTVYTVRNWPGTMPFDPWTQFPIGSSPGQFGTLFDQVAATLALIVGLGSPSESTIAMVALFFPAVLGTLAAIPMYVMGRRLAGRLGGVTAVLVLALSAGAFLGRSLVGTFDHHVAEAFLQTTAVLGMMVAISAANRDKPVFEQFVDRDIDALRSTVLWSVLSGFAVATYLWTWPPGVLLIGILGTFFLLRLIIEFVRGQSPEHTAIVGTIALATTGVLTLVSLDTLTVSATRHSLLQPGLAFAVAGGCAFMAWLARYFDRESLDTTLYPVTVFGIIGVLAAVAAVVTPDLFSFFVDNVLRVIGFSVSPTAGTVGEAQPYNPNDLYPQYGLTVFIAAIGVVAIVAEQFLASDPDGEELLVAIWGVFLLAATFTQGRFAYYLIFPVGAITGLLVGRLVSWVDLSGDGDIAPYEVLTVISLLVVVVAPLLVVAPTPMDYGSSAGPGQGIENWDDSLQWMEGNTPAVGAYDTGDEQSLDYYGTYKNREDFDYQTGDYGVLSWWDYGHWITTRAERIPNANPFQQGTDVAANFLLAQNESEADEVLETYDEDDARTEYVAVDWKMTQVKAGTGYGGKFFAPPQFDDDSNQSDYYRPIVAGNGNFFFHYRTQDYYNSTVVRLYEYHGSAVNAQPIVVDWERSTANGQSRRVPAETPIRTFSNMSAAENYVQQDGTAQVGGVGTVPSQRVPALKHYRYVGSSDRTAYESSEHNRAILTEAQGLRLPVQPASDTCGANQTSAPIGGSNYCTPDQIANLMHQNSPTWTKIFERVPGGTIEGTGPANTVVQVSVPMRNTQTDETFTYRQTVQTDENGNFETTVPYSTTGYDEYGPADGHTNVSVRAEGPYQFRAVTLQNRTVVRSTGTTHVTEGQVIGENETASTVELTRQQPQDASTGSLSPGAVPAEN; encoded by the coding sequence ATGAGTCAATGGCGGGGCCAATTCGAGGATAACCCCGAACTCGAGGCTGCCCTGGACAAGGTCGAGCGGTGGTACCACGTCCCTGTCCTCTTGGCGTTGCTCGGGTTCATGCTGTGGAATCGTGTGCGTAGCTGGCAGAACTTCATCGTCGACGGTGAAGTGCTGTTCTCGGGGAACGACCCCTGGTACCACTACCGGACGACGGTGTATACGGTCCGGAACTGGCCGGGTACGATGCCGTTCGATCCGTGGACCCAGTTCCCGATCGGCTCCTCGCCGGGCCAGTTCGGGACGCTGTTCGATCAGGTCGCCGCGACACTCGCGCTGATCGTCGGACTCGGATCACCCAGCGAGAGTACGATCGCGATGGTCGCGCTGTTCTTCCCGGCAGTCCTCGGTACGCTGGCCGCGATCCCGATGTACGTGATGGGGCGGCGCCTGGCCGGTCGACTAGGCGGCGTGACCGCTGTCCTGGTCCTGGCACTTTCGGCCGGTGCCTTCCTCGGCCGCAGTCTCGTCGGCACCTTCGACCACCACGTCGCCGAGGCGTTCCTCCAGACGACCGCCGTCCTCGGTATGATGGTCGCGATCAGTGCTGCGAACCGTGACAAGCCAGTGTTCGAGCAGTTCGTCGACCGTGACATCGACGCCCTCCGATCGACGGTGCTGTGGTCCGTGCTGAGCGGGTTCGCCGTCGCGACGTATCTCTGGACGTGGCCGCCGGGTGTCCTCCTGATCGGTATTCTCGGGACGTTCTTCCTCCTGCGTCTCATCATCGAGTTCGTCCGTGGGCAGAGCCCGGAACACACCGCGATCGTCGGGACGATCGCACTGGCAACGACGGGGGTACTCACGCTCGTGAGCTTAGATACGCTGACTGTCAGCGCGACGCGACACTCGCTGCTCCAGCCCGGCCTGGCCTTCGCGGTCGCCGGTGGCTGTGCGTTCATGGCGTGGCTCGCCCGGTACTTCGATCGGGAGTCCCTGGATACGACTCTCTACCCGGTGACCGTCTTCGGTATCATCGGTGTCCTGGCCGCGGTGGCCGCCGTGGTGACCCCGGACCTGTTCAGCTTCTTCGTCGACAACGTCCTGCGCGTCATCGGGTTCTCGGTCAGCCCGACCGCCGGCACCGTCGGGGAAGCACAGCCGTACAACCCCAACGATCTCTACCCGCAGTATGGGCTCACCGTCTTTATCGCCGCGATCGGCGTCGTCGCGATCGTCGCCGAGCAGTTCCTCGCCAGTGACCCCGACGGTGAGGAACTGCTGGTGGCGATCTGGGGCGTCTTCCTGTTGGCCGCGACGTTTACCCAGGGCCGGTTCGCCTACTACCTGATATTCCCGGTCGGTGCGATCACCGGGCTGCTCGTCGGTCGGCTGGTCAGCTGGGTTGATCTCTCCGGTGACGGCGATATCGCCCCGTACGAAGTGTTGACAGTCATCTCGCTGCTCGTTGTCGTCGTCGCTCCGTTGCTCGTCGTCGCCCCGACGCCGATGGACTACGGGAGTTCCGCTGGCCCGGGACAGGGTATCGAGAACTGGGACGACAGCCTCCAGTGGATGGAGGGAAACACTCCCGCCGTCGGCGCCTACGACACCGGCGATGAACAGTCGCTCGACTACTACGGCACCTACAAGAACCGCGAGGACTTCGACTACCAGACCGGTGATTACGGTGTCCTCTCCTGGTGGGACTACGGGCACTGGATCACGACCCGCGCAGAGCGGATCCCGAACGCCAATCCGTTCCAGCAAGGGACCGACGTGGCTGCGAACTTCCTGTTGGCCCAAAACGAGAGTGAGGCCGACGAGGTCCTCGAAACGTACGACGAGGACGACGCCCGGACGGAGTACGTGGCCGTCGACTGGAAGATGACGCAGGTCAAGGCCGGCACCGGCTACGGCGGGAAGTTCTTCGCACCGCCACAGTTCGACGACGACTCGAACCAGTCGGACTACTACCGTCCCATCGTCGCCGGGAACGGGAACTTCTTCTTCCACTACCGGACCCAGGACTACTACAACAGCACTGTCGTCCGGCTCTACGAGTACCACGGGAGCGCGGTCAACGCTCAGCCGATCGTCGTCGACTGGGAGCGTTCGACGGCGAACGGGCAGTCCCGCCGTGTGCCAGCCGAGACGCCGATCCGGACGTTCTCCAATATGAGTGCCGCGGAGAACTACGTCCAGCAAGACGGCACCGCACAGGTGGGCGGTGTCGGGACGGTCCCGAGCCAGCGGGTCCCGGCACTGAAACACTACCGCTATGTCGGCTCCAGCGACCGGACGGCCTACGAGTCCTCCGAACACAACCGTGCGATCCTCACGGAGGCACAGGGGCTCCGCTTGCCCGTGCAGCCGGCCAGCGACACCTGTGGCGCCAACCAGACCTCGGCTCCGATCGGCGGGTCGAACTACTGTACGCCCGACCAGATCGCCAACCTGATGCACCAGAACTCGCCGACGTGGACGAAGATCTTCGAGCGCGTCCCCGGTGGGACCATCGAAGGGACCGGACCGGCCAACACGGTCGTCCAGGTCAGCGTCCCGATGCGCAACACCCAGACCGACGAGACGTTCACCTACCGGCAAACAGTCCAGACTGACGAGAACGGGAACTTCGAGACGACGGTTCCGTACTCGACGACCGGCTACGACGAGTACGGCCCCGCCGACGGCCACACGAACGTCAGCGTCCGTGCGGAGGGTCCCTACCAGTTCCGCGCCGTCACGTTGCAGAACCGGACTGTCGTCCGGTCAACCGGGACGACGCACGTGACCGAGGGGCAGGTCATCGGCGAGAACGAGACGGCCTCGACGGTCGAACTCACCAGGCAACAGCCCCAGGACGCCAGTACCGGCTCGCTCTCCCCCGGTGCTGTCCCAGCAGAAAACTGA
- a CDS encoding HEWD family protein: MAEIEPPRERTCERCGRHDVWDDELVNWAITTEDGEKQAGNPHCLHEWDINGNFNPLTS; this comes from the coding sequence ATGGCAGAGATCGAACCGCCCCGCGAGCGGACGTGTGAACGATGTGGACGACACGACGTCTGGGACGACGAACTGGTCAACTGGGCAATCACCACCGAAGACGGTGAGAAACAGGCCGGAAACCCCCACTGTCTCCACGAGTGGGACATCAACGGGAATTTCAACCCGCTGACGAGCTGA
- a CDS encoding MBL fold metallo-hydrolase: MTIRHDGITAEWLGYATLRLEGSDTVVYLDPGRYGVLTGEWEPDTPGAGHPPAREYRPEDGDIVCVTHVHHYDPDGIRRVASEDATVVAFEGIDVHRSDRDLDRLSELPYDVRTVSMEADLLVDDVPIWTMPAYNYEDGPNTDADGTPYHPKGIGCGFLLSVDGTRVFWPGDSDVLDGHAELDVSLFVPSIAQNYTMDRHAAADLAEELDPDLVLPIHYNTFANLAADSGAFAQDVAKRGVPVVLDER, translated from the coding sequence ATGACCATCCGACACGACGGGATCACCGCCGAGTGGCTCGGCTACGCGACACTGCGTCTGGAAGGAAGCGACACGGTCGTCTACCTCGATCCGGGACGGTACGGCGTTCTGACCGGCGAGTGGGAGCCCGACACCCCGGGGGCTGGTCACCCGCCCGCCCGGGAGTACCGGCCCGAAGACGGCGACATCGTCTGTGTCACCCACGTCCACCACTACGATCCCGACGGAATCCGGCGCGTCGCAAGCGAGGACGCGACGGTCGTCGCCTTCGAGGGGATCGACGTCCACCGCTCGGACCGCGACCTCGACCGTCTGTCAGAGCTACCCTACGACGTCCGCACCGTCTCGATGGAGGCCGACCTCCTCGTCGACGACGTACCGATCTGGACGATGCCGGCGTACAACTACGAGGACGGCCCCAACACCGACGCCGACGGGACCCCCTACCATCCGAAGGGAATCGGCTGTGGCTTCCTGCTGTCGGTCGACGGCACCCGAGTGTTCTGGCCGGGCGACTCGGACGTGCTGGACGGACACGCCGAACTGGACGTCTCGCTGTTCGTCCCGTCGATCGCACAGAACTACACGATGGACCGCCACGCCGCGGCCGACCTCGCCGAGGAACTGGACCCCGACCTCGTCTTGCCGATTCACTACAACACCTTCGCCAATCTGGCAGCCGACTCCGGCGCGTTCGCCCAGGACGTCGCGAAACGGGGTGTCCCGGTCGTCCTCGACGAGCGCTGA
- the ligA gene encoding ATP-dependent DNA ligase LigA, which yields MEFATFADHAAAIEAESAETEIVAAVVDLFTIAGDDLATVARFVQGRVFPAYDSRTLDIGPRLCYEAIARAAGHNVDADDVEQRLADRGEIGAVAASYEFGGQQGLGSFTDSGTDGMTVAEVNDRLSELAAAEGDGSQATKVDTLFGLFNRSCPEEARYLARLVLEEMRIGVGEGAVRDATAAAFDVPVEAVERALQVSNDCGSVATVAREHGESGLAGITLEIGRPVKAMLAQAGTVTDALADWDRAAVEWKYDGARVQVHYDGETVRLFSRNMEDVTDPLPEVVETIETTIDRPVILDGEVVAVDDDGDPLPFQAVLRRFRRKHDVAQAREAIAVRFHAFDCLHVAGTDLLDVPLQRRRERLDGLFPDDSDIVSACWTSDEPDRIAEIEQAALDAGHEGIMLKDPESTYTPGKRGKRWRKRKPDVETLDCVVTGAEWGEGRRANVLGTFELSVRTDGGDGYATVGNVATGITDAELESLTERLEPLVTAEDGQSVTLSPEVVFEVGYEEIQTSSAYESGYALRFPRFLAVRDDAGPSDTDSLERVERLAQSQ from the coding sequence CGCCGAGACAGAGATCGTCGCCGCCGTCGTCGACCTCTTTACGATCGCGGGTGACGACCTCGCGACGGTAGCGCGGTTCGTCCAGGGTCGTGTCTTCCCGGCCTACGACTCCCGAACGCTGGATATCGGCCCGCGGCTCTGTTACGAGGCCATCGCACGGGCGGCCGGTCACAACGTCGACGCCGACGACGTCGAACAGCGGTTGGCCGATCGGGGCGAGATCGGTGCCGTCGCCGCCAGCTACGAGTTCGGCGGCCAGCAGGGACTGGGATCGTTCACCGACAGCGGGACCGACGGAATGACCGTCGCGGAGGTCAACGATCGCCTCTCCGAACTCGCGGCGGCCGAGGGCGACGGGAGCCAGGCGACGAAGGTCGACACGCTGTTCGGGCTGTTCAACCGCTCTTGCCCCGAGGAAGCCCGATATCTGGCACGGCTCGTCCTCGAAGAGATGCGGATCGGCGTCGGCGAGGGGGCCGTCAGGGACGCGACGGCGGCGGCGTTCGACGTGCCGGTCGAGGCGGTCGAACGCGCCCTCCAGGTCTCGAACGACTGTGGCAGCGTGGCGACGGTCGCCCGCGAGCACGGCGAGTCTGGACTCGCCGGGATCACGCTCGAAATCGGCCGGCCGGTCAAGGCGATGCTGGCACAGGCCGGGACCGTGACCGACGCGCTGGCGGACTGGGATCGGGCAGCCGTCGAGTGGAAGTACGACGGAGCGCGGGTTCAGGTCCACTACGACGGGGAGACCGTCCGGCTGTTCTCCCGGAACATGGAGGACGTGACCGACCCGTTGCCGGAGGTCGTCGAGACGATCGAGACCACCATCGACCGGCCCGTGATCCTCGACGGCGAGGTCGTAGCGGTCGACGACGACGGCGACCCGCTCCCGTTCCAGGCAGTCCTCCGGCGGTTCCGGCGGAAACACGACGTGGCACAGGCCCGCGAAGCGATCGCTGTCAGGTTCCACGCGTTCGACTGTCTGCACGTCGCCGGGACGGACCTGCTCGACGTCCCTCTACAGCGGCGACGCGAACGGCTCGACGGACTCTTCCCGGACGACAGTGATATCGTCTCGGCGTGCTGGACCAGCGACGAGCCCGACCGGATCGCCGAGATCGAGCAGGCCGCGCTGGATGCCGGCCACGAGGGGATCATGCTCAAGGACCCGGAGTCGACGTACACACCTGGAAAGCGCGGGAAGCGCTGGCGCAAGCGAAAGCCCGACGTGGAGACGCTCGACTGTGTGGTCACCGGTGCCGAATGGGGGGAAGGCCGGCGGGCGAACGTCCTCGGGACGTTCGAACTGTCGGTCCGGACCGATGGCGGTGACGGGTACGCGACCGTGGGGAACGTCGCGACGGGGATCACCGACGCCGAACTGGAATCGCTGACCGAACGGCTCGAACCGCTCGTCACCGCCGAGGACGGCCAATCCGTGACCCTGTCCCCGGAGGTCGTCTTCGAAGTCGGCTACGAGGAGATCCAGACGTCGTCGGCGTATGAATCGGGCTACGCCCTCAGGTTCCCGCGGTTCCTGGCAGTTCGTGACGACGCCGGACCCAGCGATACCGACTCCCTGGAGCGTGTCGAGCGGCTCGCACAGTCACAGTGA